The following are from one region of the Aspergillus chevalieri M1 DNA, chromosome 1, nearly complete sequence genome:
- a CDS encoding putative MFS transporter (COG:G;~EggNog:ENOG410PHMC;~InterPro:IPR020846,IPR011701,IPR036259;~PFAM:PF07690;~TransMembrane:12 (i88-110o122-141i153-172o178-200i212-235o241-260i309-326o346-368i389-408o420-445i452-474o480-507i);~go_function: GO:0022857 - transmembrane transporter activity [Evidence IEA];~go_process: GO:0055085 - transmembrane transport [Evidence IEA]) has translation MAFFGMQPSRAVGEIEESNPTSKPNIDLIESAETGMPATYVETVAARLSKGHRDYLIERHGTLDLDPVPEMSPTDPYNWPTWKKMMNLILVALHALMGTFMASAVIPAYSTIAEDFGVSLQRASYLTSLQIAILGGAPLFWKPLSNRFGRRPIFLLSLICSLVCNVGCAKSPDYASTAACRALAAFFISPASAIGSAVVMETTFKKDRARYMGVWTLMVTLGVPSGPFIFGFVAYRAGYRWIYWVLAMINGGQFILYLFFGPETRYVGNGVDRQINWKTEYLYIRRIDPTPFSWQEFIRPLTMAKHPSILIPAVAYAMVFLFASILSTVEIPNLLQEKFSLNEEQVGLQFLGVIIGSIIGEQVGGIMSDFWMRQRERRLGRKADPEYRLWLSYFGFSLAIIGLVVFLVCTQTAPNGHWRVTPIVGTAIGAVGNQVITTVLVTYAVDCFPEEAASVGVFITFIRQIWGFLGPFWFPSMFESVGIAASSGVGVALIVGVSAVPTIFLHWKGRVWRKEKTDV, from the exons ATGGCATTCTTCGGGATGCAGCCGTCACGAGCGGTTGGTGAGATTGAAGAGTCAAATCCAACTAGCAAGCCCAACATTGACCTTATAGAGAGTGCAGAGACGGGCATGCCAGCTACCTATGTCGAGACAGTGGCTGCCCGGCTCTCCAAGGGTCATCGGGATTATCTGATTGAGCGCCATGGAACGTTGGATCTAGATCCTGTTCCGGAAATGAGTCCTACGGATCCCTATAATTGGCCTACTTGGAAG AAAATGATGAACTTGATTCTAGTTGCCCTCCATGCATTAATGGGAACCTTCATGGCCAGCGCGGTTATCCCAGCATATTCAACTATCGCCGAAGACTTCGGTGTCTCCTTGCAGAGAGCCAGTTATCTCACATCACTACAAATCGCGATTCTGGGAGGCGCACCGCTGTTTTGGAAACCCTTGTCCAACCGATTCGGTCGTCGTCCCATTTTCCTGTTATCCCTGATATGCAGCCTGGTCTGTAATGTAGGGTGTGCCAAGAGTCCCGATTATGCGTCAACCGCTGCATGTCGAGCGTTGGCGGCGTTTTTCATCTCTCCAGCGTCTGCTATTGGCAGTGCCGTGGTAATGGAAACAACCTTCAAGAAGGATAGGGCACGGTACATGGGGGTCTGGACCCTGATGGTTACACTAGGAGTCCCTAGTGGGCCGTTCATCTTTGGGTTTGTCGCCTATCGAGCAGGGTATCGGTGGATCTACTGGGTACTTGCGATG ATCAACGGCGGCCAATTTATCCTGTACCTCTTCTTCGGACCCGAGACGCGTTACGTGGGCAATGGTGTCGACCGTCAAATCAACTGGAAGACGGAATACCTCTATATCAGGCGCATCGATCCAACACCATTCTCATGGCAAGAATTTATCAGGCCATTAACAATGGCCAAACATCCATCCATTCTCATCCCCGCTGTGGCGTACGCCATGGTCTTTCTCTTCGCCAGTATCCTCTCGACTGTTGAGATCCCAAACCTGCTCCAGGAGAAATTTAGTCTGAACGAAGAGCAAGTCGGGCTGCAGTTCCTGGGAGTCATAATCGGCTCCATAATAGGCGAGCAGGTAGGCGGTATCATGTCTGACTTCTGGATGCGCCAGCGAGAACGCCGACTCGGACGCAAAGCAGACCCTGAGTACCGGTTGTGGTTGAGCTACTTTGGCTTCTCCCTCGCCATTATCGGTCTGGTTGTCTTCCTTGTCTGTACACAGACAGCACCCAATGGCCATTGGCGGGTGACGCCCATCGTTGGCACCGCTATAGGGGCTGTGGGAAACCAGGTTATCACCACCGTGCTGGTCACATATGCTGTTGACTGTTTTCCAGAAGAGGCAGCGTCCGTTGGTGTTTTCATCACGTTCATTCGTCAGATTTGGGGGTTCCTTGGGCCTTTCTG GTTCCCGTCAATGTTCGAAAGTGTTGGCATCGCAGCGAGTTCCGGAGTTGGTGTTGCTCTTATAGTTGGTGTCAGTGCAGTCCCAACTATTTTCTTGCATTGGAAGGGGCGTGTTTGGCGTAAGGAGAAGACGGATGTCTAA
- a CDS encoding C2H2 type zinc finger domain protein (COG:S;~EggNog:ENOG410PRMF;~InterPro:IPR036236,IPR013087,IPR007219;~PFAM:PF00096,PF04082;~TransMembrane:1 (o613-631i);~go_function: GO:0003677 - DNA binding [Evidence IEA];~go_function: GO:0008270 - zinc ion binding [Evidence IEA];~go_process: GO:0006351 - transcription, DNA-templated [Evidence IEA]): MMGETTPAGIKKLACRVCNKAFSKAEHLRRHERCHTGSKPFVCKDCARPFARQDALTRHEKLHMRTPTTKNVPQPSPLSSQTASIQETLPAWNSNSPSTVAPAPPTSTTWETSQSTQQSTLHAASDLDFSLIWPDSENLFQSIMSTGTTDQWQMPLGTLPFPPVVQDVNTMNFGSPNSFDDRSSSIGTIPSGGSHQAVRDVTEMVTSSSSSVTAEVKAKSITSVFLDECLHMFFVRFIPTFPILHRATFVFRECTHPLLLNAIAIGSLYLGPKDSVAKGEALWRLAHTAVATSWQSMITHRGLYDACKGVQLLITALLGQIYGALSKNRGIRTTSQVFRPLGFFWARHCGMLDSPSVPPENLPFHDSPIAEKEHQWRVWAAREIQQRALLAYHILDGLVAQMSGDGASTRHVANPLNLPNNEAAFDASTADEWLVHMRSLKTDQPSFRLVFRSLFPPVGSFRSLDYQFSAFALRVVLEGLQSLVSDSDESDLASVGVPDRSDVRRALAQIHETISMSIHLSPPERLEILLRWHTICLDTMINSTILCRHVCSRYNITQSVSGGSRTLKSGFDMIKWTHTEDARRALLHAIAIQDIIEQLPRGRAHVIHMPSSLFAAATIYFIFSIAGVATVRLPNSIIWQDALLTRSDLNLGSTDMHPASGGSETRRFVEGGRTDSPPSVGAVRNMLYELNSIQKLFRCLCSQWGIAFDMEEIIDQWITLCH; encoded by the exons ATGATGGGGGAGACAACACCGGCCGGGATCAAGAAACTGGCGTGTCGAGTATGCAACAAGGCCTTTTCCAAAGCAGAACATTTGAGA AGACACGAACGCTGCC ATACCGGATCTAAGCCctttgtctgtaaagattgCGCGCGGCCCTTTGCCCGTCAGGATGCCCTCACTCGTCATGAGAAACTGCACATGCGGACTCCAACCACCAAAAATGTTCCCCAACCTTCGCCGCTGTCGTCCCAGACTGCCTCGATACAGGAAACGCTTCCTGCGTGGAACTCGAATTCTCCGTCAACAGTAGCTCCTGCGCCCCCTACAAGCACGACATGGGAGACTTCACAGTCTACGCAGCAGTCAACTCTGCATGCGGCGTCTGACCTAGATTTTAGCTTGATCTGGCCTGACTCGGAAAATTTGTTCCAGAGTATAATGTCTACTGGCACGACGGACCAGTGGCAGATGCCGCTGGGGACGCTACCGTTTCCTCCAGTTGTGCAGGATGTTAACACGATGAACTTTGGGTCTCCTAATTCATTTGACGATCGAAGTTCGTCAATTGGCACTATTCCATCCGGAGGGAGTCATCAGGCTGTGCGGGATGTCACGGAGATGGTGACGAGCTCG TCGTCGAGTGTAACAGCCGAAGTGAAAGCGAAATCGATTACTTCGGTCTTCCTCGATGAGTGTCTTCATATGTTCTTCGTCAGATTCATTCCGACATTTCCTATCCTGCATCGAGCAACATTCGTCTTTCGGGAATGCACACATCCGCTCCTTTTGAATGCAATAGCAATTGGGTCGCTGTATTTGGGGCCCAAGGACTCAGTAGCGAAG GGAGAGGCTTTATGGCGTCTAGCACACACTGCGGTTGCAACATCG TGGCAATCGATGATAACACATCGTGGTCTGTACGACGCATGTAAAGGTGTGCAGCTGTTGATAACAGCTCTTCTGGGACAAATATATGGCGCGCTGTCAAAG AATAGAGGCATTCGCACTACAAGTCAGGTATTTCGTCCACTTGGTTTCTTCTGGGCAAGACATTGCGGGATGCTGGACAGTCCGTCAGTTCCCCCGGAAAACCTCCCATTCCATGATTCCCCGATTGCGGAGAAAGAACACCAATGGCGGGTCTGGGCAGCGAGGGAGATTCAACAGCGAGCATTACTTGCATATCATATCCTAGATGGTCTCGTTGCGCAAATGTCTGGAGACGGCGCCTCAACCCGGCACGTTGCGAACCCATTGAACCTCCCAAATAATGAAGCAGCATTCGATGCCAGCACTGCTGATGAGTGGTTGGTACACATGCGCTCACTTAAAACAGATCAGCCGTCTTTTCGCCTGGTCTTTCGCTCCCTCTTTCCtcctgttggaagctttcgcTCGCTAGACTACCAGTTCTCGGCGTTTGCCCTCCGTGTGGTGCTTGAAGGGTTACAGTCACTCGTTTCCGATTCTGACGAAAGTGATCTGGCGTCAGTTGGTGTCCCAGACCGCTCAGACGTCCGGAGAGCTCTAGCACAAATCCACGAGACAATCTCAATGAGCATCCATCTCTCTCCACCGGAGAGACTAGAAATACTTCTTCGATGGCACACCATATGCCTCGACACAATGATCAACTCCACCATCCTCTGCAGACACGTTTGCTCACGATACAACATCACCCAGTCCGTCTCAGGAGGCTCCCGAACACTCAAATCCGGCTTCGacatgatcaaatggaccCACACAGAAGACGCCCGTCGCGCCCTCCTCCACGCCATCGCCATTCAAGATATCATCGAACAGCTCCCCCGTGGGCGCGCGCACGTAATCCACATGCCCAGCTCTCTCTTCGCCGCAGCAACTATATACTTTATTTTCTCCATCGCTGGCGTCGCAACTGTTCGTCTCCCGAACAGCATCATCTGGCAGGATGCGCTGCTCACACGATCTGACCTGAACTTGGGCAGCACGGACATGCACCCGGCATCGGGTGGGTCAGAGACAAGACGGTTCGTTGAGGGTGGTCGGACGGATTCTCCGCCGTCTGTCGGGGCTGTTAGGAATATGTTATATGAGTTGAATTCCATACAGAAATTATTCCGGTGTCTTTGCTCGCAGTGGGGGATTGCTTTTGATATGGAGGAGATTATCGATCAGTGGATTACATTGTGTCATTGA
- a CDS encoding uncharacterized protein (COG:S;~EggNog:ENOG410Q2YT), whose product MAKDIGAPTPQSENPSPWPASKQVSVILPAASTEQLPTPDQSEGVMVNGLRIVEGIPPDGRGKRLTWEEVDVLVRLCMERTVENEIQTRPKKWWSETSDLLFARTGRSYSWQSCKRRMQQLVYACRVHRDGITNHLDYEDSCLQRDLRQLPHDLCSEMVEWMNKTTVPSQQVLVDKTKAIDAKRAERVLERQREGGEKQQERDYHKRKHDRVWKWLSSLPPPGEMLSALDDGARTERGRNAGSGQRDRSRSPCREATKYRQRSPLSRREPQPTSTPTGKIERYFEPDHPRDSREKDRVNNQQARQPLTKNDPKNMTPAERSDLAMQLEDTVDDLADNFMANHMYPLVRSTYPSYNEEARNKHEAVNLACYALFRNMAKVTVELLAAAGLPTPPYPVD is encoded by the coding sequence ATGGCCAAAGACATCGGAGCGCCCACACCGCAGTCCGAAAACCCATCGCCATGGCCCGCCTCCAAACAGGTTTCTGTCATATTGcctgctgcctccacagaaCAACTTCCTACGCCGGATCAATCGGAGGGTGTAATGGTCAACGGTCTACGCATCGTGGAGGGGATTCCGCCCGATGGTCGGGGAAAGCGGTTGACATGGGAAGAGGTGGACGTTCTGGTGCGGCTGTGCATGGAACGCACGGTGGAAAATGAGATTCAAACTCGGCCAAAGAAATGGTGGTCGGAAACTTCTGATCTGTTGTTTGCGCGGACTGGCCGGTCATATTCGTGGCAGTCGTGCAAGCGTCGGATGCAACAATTGGTGTATGCTTGTCGGGTGCACAGGGACGGTATCACGAATCACCTCGACTACGAAGATTCCTGTCTACAACGTGATCTTCGCCAGTTGCCACATGATTTGTGCTCGGagatggtcgagtggatgAATAAAACCACCGTACCAAGCCAGCAGGTTTTGGTGGACAAAACCAAGGCCATTGACGCGAAGCGGGCGGAGAGAGTACTCGAGAGGCAAAGGGAAGGTGGAGAAAAGCAGCAGGAGAGAGACTACCACAAGCGCAAACATGACCGGGTTTGGAAGTGGCTCAGCAGTCTGCCTCCCCCGGGGGAAATGCTATCCGCTTTGGATGATGGTGCCCGCACCGAACGTGGACGGAATGCAGGATCTGGGCAACGAGACCGATCTCGATCACCCTGTCGTGAGGCAACCAAATACCGCCAACGCTCTCCACTGAGCCGTCGAGAGCCGCAGCCGACTTCAACCCCGACAGGCAAAATCGAACGCTACTTCGAACCCGATCATCCCCGTGACAGTCGCGAGAAGGACCGGGTGAACAATCAGCAAGCCAGACAGCCTCTTACGAAGAACGACCCGAAAAACATGACTCCTGCCGAGCGATCTGACCTTGCCATGCAACTGGAAGATACTGTTGACGACCTTGCCGATAATTTCATGGCCAACCATATGTATCCTCTCGTCAGGTCGACCTACCCCAGCTACAATGAAGAAGCTAGAAACAAGCACGAGGCGGTAAACCTCGCTTGCTACGCCTTGTTTCGGAACATGGCAAAAGTCACCGTCGAACTCCTGGCTGCCGCTGGCTTGCCAACTCCTCCCTATCCAGTGGACTAG
- a CDS encoding thioesterase family protein (COG:S;~EggNog:ENOG410PP61;~InterPro:IPR029069,IPR042171;~PFAM:PF13622), which produces MMQEPSSLLLEALSSLSVEHGSRNRFTAKISRDWTTQLAVLGGFLNALMLSATQKYLELEFGPGRYPHPIHVFVQFLNMVPAESVVITCHTLRTSSRQCVVRVELSRGTESQSPTTVAIVTYGDLFKEKGVSQHTKPVITTLPNRHTECVPIDDPVVDATPVTRQLHWIAPNANNLWGHRLGGHHREVWLSPRDGSKMSSVFHLAVLADMPLQPPATHELGFYTRYALSTLCLSVEFKKIPHPDTRWVMTRSHSSKVSNGRYDVNVQIFDESGELLALSNHVVYIVPLRPPPKPKASKM; this is translated from the exons ATGATGCAGGAACCGAGCTCACTTTTACTGGAGGCGTTGTCCTCCTTGTCTGTCGAGCATGGGTCGCGCAATCGTTTTACAGCGAAGATCTCGAGGGATTGGACGACGCAGCT CGCTGTGCTGGGAGGTTTTCTCAATGCGTTGATGCTCTCTGCGACTCAGAAATACCTAGAACTCGAATTTGGGCCTGGACGATATCCCCATCCCATTCATGTCTTCGTGCAATTCCTTAATATGGTCCCGGCCGAGTCGGTGGTCATTACATGTCATACTCTGCGTACTTCGTCTCGACAATGCGTGGTGAGGGTCGAATTATCCCGGGGCACGGAGTCTCAATCGCCCACCACAGTGGCCATCGTCACCTACGGCGACCTCTTCAAGGAAAAGGGCGTCTCGCAGCATACCAAGCCCGTTATCACGACCCTCCCGAACAGACACACAGAATGCGTCCCTATCGATGACCCCGTGGTCGATGCGACCCCAGTAACACGACAACTGCACTGGATCGCCCCCAACGCCAACAATCTCTGGGGTCACCGGCTGGGAGGTCATCATCGAGAAGTCTGGTTGTCACCAAGGGACGGATCGAAGATGTCTAGTGTTTTTCACCTGGCAGTCTTGGCAGACATGCCGCTGCAACCTCCCGCCACGCATGAGCTAGGGTTCTACACGCGATACGCACTGTCCACGCTCTGCTTGTCAGTCGAGTTCAAGAAGATACCACATCCTGATACGAGGTGGGTGATGACGCGATCGCATTCGAGTAAGGTGTCCAACGGCCGGTATGATGTGAATGTGCAGATATTCGACGAGTCTGGTGAGCTGTTGGCTTTGAGCAACCATGTGGTATATATTGTTCCTCTTCGACCTCCGCCTAAGCCAAAGGCTTCGAAGATGTGA
- a CDS encoding uncharacterized protein (COG:S;~EggNog:ENOG410PZW2), whose product MVNWRAADAKDRLFASLLASHPTLKLDYHTMTAIYGEGATYDAVEKQFRRYRKMANDLRTGAQARGVNIDGPVPRTPRGSRNRASGLASASASKSKSNSSAAKNKKGIEDSTVPETPTKANSRLGNTMGSAADVICLDDSASPEVKTKKEVEEAESLFVKMENVNPEHTATRSPSLPVLSRVTPPPVKPKSLIIGSVTPLKRSVEGIEESPTPRVKAEGRREMTKPFAFGIGDSFTMSDPFVNEDYYEGAA is encoded by the exons ATGGTCAACTGGAGAGCAGCCGACGCAAAGGACCGCCTCTTCGCATCTCTCCTCGCCAGCCACCCGACTCTTAAG CTCGATTACCACACCATGACAGCCATATATGGCGAAGGAGCTACGTACGACGCCGTTGAGAAACAGTTCCGCCGCTACAGAAAGATGGCCAACGACCTCCGCACAGGAGCCCAAGCCCGCGGAGTAAACATCGATGGCCCCGTCCCACGCACGCCCCGTGGTTCGCGAAATAGAGCTTCAGGCCTAGCTTCTGCGTCTGCGTCTAAATCCAAGTCCAACTCCTCCGCCGcgaagaacaagaaaggCATCGAAGACAGCACCGTCCCCGAAACGCCCACCAAAGCCAACAGCAGACTGGGTAACACGATGGGCTCGGCTGCAGACGTGATCTGCCTGGATGACTCTGCTTCCCCGGAGGTCAAGACCAAGAAAGAGGTAGAAGAGGCGGAGAGTCTGTTCGTGAAGATGGAGAATGTCAACCCGGAACACACTGCAACCCGCTCTCCTTCTTTACCTGTTCTGTCGCGGGTTACGCCTCCTCCTGTCAAGCCCAAGAGTCTCATTATCGGAAGCGTGACTCCTCTGAAGCGATCTGTTGAGGGTATTGAGGAGAGTCCCACGCCGCGGGTGAAAGCGGAGGGTCGCCGTGAGATGACCAAACCGTTCGCGTTCGGCATTGGAGATTCATTTACGATGTCGGATCCGTTCGTCAACGAGGATTACTATGAGGGAGCGGCTTGA
- a CDS encoding uncharacterized protein (COG:S;~EggNog:ENOG410PYS8), protein MPVKWTPENDQLLLLKILETHDLSVDTKKVAEAWPATDAKYKPTPRAITERLVRMRQTARASSKNAGRFAIKSAPATPKKPRNNAMSTPASNKTKAPDSNKRAHSQKADIDNGTEDEDMADAETPTKASKRVKMEPEAKAIELELAELDGVYVPVPAKRIRKSSELPLGMVEYDGDKWEEDETVYDSSASEFVPEDGVKREDDS, encoded by the exons ATGCCCGTGAAGTGGACTCCTGAGAATGACCAGCTG ctcCTCCTCAAAATCCTAGAGACACACGATCTCTCCGTCGACACCAAGAAAGTAGCTGAAGCATGGC CCGCCACCGACGCAAAATATAAACCCACCCCCCGTGCCATAACCGAGCGACTCGTGCGCATGCGCCAGACTGCTCGCGCATCCTCAAAAAATGCCGGCCGCTTCGCTATCAAAAGCGCCCCGGCCACCCCCAAGAAACCGCGCAACAATGCCATGTCCACTCCGGCTTCCAACAAGACCAAAGCCCCGGACTCGAACAAACGCGCACACTCGCAGAAGGCTGACATCGACAACGGCACCGAGGACGAGGACATGGCTGACGCCGAGACCCCGACTAAGGCGAGCAAGAGGGTGAAAATGGAGCCCGAGGCCAAAGCTATTGAGCTTGAGCTTGCGGAACTGGACGGTGTTTATGTTCCTGTTCCTGCTAAGCGGATTAGGAAGAGTAGTGAGTTGCCGTTGGGGATGGTGGAGTATGATGGGGATAAgtgggaggaggatgagactGTTTATGATAGTTCTGCGTCGGAGTTTGTGCCGGAGGATGGCGTTAAGCGGGAGGATGATAGCTAG